A genomic region of bacterium contains the following coding sequences:
- a CDS encoding DUF2959 domain-containing protein, translating to MKNRLLILFSGFLTLCSCSTLYFAGMEKIGIQKREIMADRVKAARDTQKEAKEQFVSALEQFKSVVAVQGGDLEKKYNELNATLKKSEAEADAVHSRIKSVEEVSDALFEEWRAEIAQYSSDKLRQASQRKYDAAEARYRLLIGAMKKAESRLEPALIPLRDQVLFMKHNLNARAIAGLSDEVVTVETRVDSLVADIEVAVKEADAFIATLQEEE from the coding sequence ATGAAAAACCGGCTTTTAATCCTCTTTTCAGGCTTTTTGACACTATGCAGCTGCAGTACGCTCTATTTCGCCGGCATGGAAAAAATCGGCATCCAGAAACGCGAAATCATGGCCGACCGCGTCAAGGCGGCGCGTGACACTCAGAAGGAGGCCAAGGAGCAGTTTGTCAGCGCCCTTGAGCAGTTCAAGAGCGTCGTCGCCGTTCAGGGCGGGGATCTCGAAAAAAAGTACAACGAACTCAATGCCACGCTCAAAAAGAGCGAGGCCGAAGCCGACGCGGTGCACAGCCGGATCAAATCGGTCGAGGAGGTCTCCGACGCCCTCTTCGAGGAGTGGCGCGCCGAGATCGCGCAATACTCGAGCGACAAACTGCGCCAGGCCAGCCAGCGCAAGTATGATGCAGCCGAGGCCCGGTACCGGCTTTTGATCGGGGCGATGAAAAAGGCTGAGTCGCGGCTCGAGCCCGCCCTGATTCCGCTGCGGGATCAGGTGCTTTTCATGAAACACAATCTCAATGCCCGGGCCATAGCGGGATTGAGCGATGAGGTGGTCACTGTGGAGACCAGGGTTGATAGTCTGGTGGCGGACATCGAGGTTGCCGTCAAGGAGGCCGATGCCTTCATCGCCACATTGCAGGAAGAGGAGTAG